From one Mycobacterium colombiense CECT 3035 genomic stretch:
- the crp gene encoding cAMP-activated global transcriptional regulator CRP, with translation MDEILARAGIFQGVEPGAVTALTKQLQPVDFPRGHTVFAEGEPGDRLYIIVAGKVKIGRRSPDGRENLLTIMGPSDMFGELSIFDPGPRTSSATTITEVRAVSMDRDALRAWIADRPEIAEQLLRVLARRLRRTNNNLADLIFTDVPGRVAKQLLQLAQRFGTQEGGAMRVTHDLTQEEIAQLVGASRETVNKALADFAHRGWIRLEGKSVLISDSERLARRAR, from the coding sequence GTGGACGAGATCCTGGCAAGGGCAGGAATCTTCCAAGGGGTTGAACCCGGCGCAGTCACAGCGCTGACCAAGCAGCTGCAACCCGTCGACTTCCCCCGCGGACACACGGTCTTCGCCGAGGGGGAACCCGGTGATCGGCTGTACATCATCGTCGCGGGGAAGGTGAAGATCGGTCGTCGCTCGCCCGACGGACGTGAGAACCTGCTGACGATCATGGGCCCCTCGGACATGTTCGGCGAGCTGTCGATCTTCGACCCCGGTCCGCGGACGTCCAGCGCCACCACCATCACCGAGGTGCGCGCGGTGTCGATGGACCGCGACGCGCTGCGCGCGTGGATCGCCGACCGTCCCGAGATCGCCGAGCAGTTGTTGCGGGTGCTGGCCCGACGGCTGCGCCGCACCAACAACAACCTGGCCGACCTGATCTTCACCGACGTGCCCGGCCGGGTGGCCAAGCAGCTGTTGCAGCTCGCCCAGCGGTTCGGCACCCAGGAGGGCGGCGCCATGCGGGTCACCCACGACCTGACCCAGGAAGAGATCGCGCAGCTGGTCGGGGCGTCGCGGGAGACGGTGAACAAGGCGCTGGCCGACTTCGCCCACCGCGGCTGGATCCGCCTGGAGGGCAAGAGCGTGCTGATCTCGGATTCCGAGCGGCTGGCCCGCCGGGCGAGGTAG
- a CDS encoding S1 family peptidase yields MRRAHRCFLVAMVALLVAAMGSFARAAAADVRVPMGGGAGIVINGDTMCTLTTIGGDAAGELIGFTSAHCGGPGAQVAAEGAEKAGVLGTMVSGNDNLDYAVIKFDPAKVTPVANYNGFLISGVGPDPAFGEIACKQGRTTGNSCGVTWGPGQDPGTIVMQVCGQPGDSGAPVTVNNLLVGMIHGAFSDNLPTCIIKYIPLHTPAVVMSFNAALADINAKHRPGAGFSPLPG; encoded by the coding sequence GTGCGGAGGGCGCACCGATGCTTCCTAGTGGCGATGGTTGCCCTGCTCGTGGCCGCGATGGGTTCGTTTGCCCGCGCCGCCGCAGCTGACGTCCGCGTCCCGATGGGCGGTGGGGCGGGCATCGTCATCAACGGGGACACGATGTGCACCCTGACCACCATCGGCGGCGATGCCGCCGGTGAGCTGATCGGCTTCACCTCCGCGCACTGTGGCGGCCCGGGAGCGCAGGTGGCGGCCGAGGGCGCCGAGAAGGCGGGCGTACTGGGCACCATGGTTTCGGGCAACGACAACCTGGACTACGCGGTGATCAAGTTCGATCCGGCGAAGGTGACCCCGGTGGCCAACTACAACGGCTTCCTGATCAGCGGCGTCGGGCCGGACCCGGCCTTCGGCGAGATCGCCTGCAAGCAGGGGCGAACCACGGGCAATTCGTGCGGCGTCACCTGGGGACCGGGGCAGGACCCGGGCACCATCGTCATGCAGGTGTGCGGCCAGCCGGGTGACTCCGGGGCGCCCGTCACCGTCAACAACCTGCTGGTGGGCATGATTCACGGCGCGTTCAGTGACAACCTGCCGACGTGCATCATCAAATACATCCCGCTGCACACCCCGGCGGTGGTGATGTCGTTCAACGCCGCACTGGCCGACATCAACGCAAAACACCGGCCGGGTGCGGGGTTCAGCCCGCTGCCGGGCTGA
- a CDS encoding MBL fold metallo-hydrolase, whose protein sequence is MTQAAESLTHPAYATLRPVTDTASVLLADNPGLLTLEGTNTWVLRGPRSDELVIVDPGPDDDEHIARLAALGRVALVLISHRHSDHTDGIDKLVELTGATVRSAGSGFLRGLGGELTDGEVIDAAGLEIKVMATPGHTADSLSFLLDDAVLTADTILGRGTAVLDKEDGSLTDYLESLRRLRGLGRRTVLPGHGPDLTDLERVAHGYLEHRRERLDQVRSALRELGEDVGARRVVEHVYVDVDEKLWDAAEWSVQVQLDYLRRA, encoded by the coding sequence ATGACCCAGGCCGCCGAGTCGCTGACCCATCCCGCGTATGCCACATTGCGGCCGGTCACCGACACCGCGTCGGTCCTGCTGGCCGATAACCCCGGGCTGCTGACGCTCGAGGGCACCAACACCTGGGTGCTGCGCGGCCCGCGCAGCGACGAGCTGGTGATCGTCGACCCCGGGCCCGACGACGACGAGCACATCGCCCGGCTGGCCGCGCTCGGCCGCGTCGCCCTGGTCTTGATCAGCCACCGGCACAGCGATCACACCGACGGCATCGACAAGCTGGTCGAGCTCACCGGCGCGACCGTCCGCTCGGCGGGTAGCGGCTTCCTGCGCGGCCTCGGCGGCGAGCTGACCGACGGCGAGGTGATCGATGCCGCCGGCCTCGAGATCAAGGTCATGGCGACCCCTGGCCACACCGCCGATTCGCTGTCCTTCCTGCTCGACGACGCCGTGTTGACCGCCGACACCATCCTGGGCCGGGGGACGGCCGTCCTGGACAAGGAGGACGGCAGCCTGACGGACTACCTGGAATCGCTGCGGCGGCTGCGCGGCCTGGGCCGGCGGACGGTGCTGCCCGGCCACGGCCCGGACCTCACCGATCTGGAACGCGTCGCGCACGGCTACCTCGAACACCGGCGGGAGCGACTGGATCAGGTGCGATCGGCGTTGCGCGAGCTGGGGGAGGACGTCGGCGCCCGGCGGGTCGTCGAACACGTCTATGTCGACGTCGACGAGAAGCTGTGGGACGCCGCCGAGTGGTCGGTGCAGGTGCAGCTGGACTACCTGCGTCGAGCCTGA
- the marP gene encoding acid resistance serine protease MarP: MTPSQWLDVAVLAVAFIAAISGWRSGALGSLLSFVGVLLGAIAGVLLAPHLVSHIAAPRAKLFAALFLILALVVIGEVAGVVLGRAVRGAIRSRSIRTVDSIIGVAVQLVVVLTAAWLLATPLTQSKDQPELAAAVRGSRVLAQVNDVAPPWLKTVPKRLSALLNTSGLPAVLEPFSRTPVIPVASPDPELANNPVVQATAPSVVKVRSLAPSCQKVLEGSGFVIAPDRVMTNAHVVAGSNSVQIYASGSPLDATVVSYDPAVDVAILAVPNLPPPPLAFAQGDAKTGASVVVLGYPGGGNFTATPARIRELIKLSGPDIYRDPAPVTRDVYTIRASVEQGNSGGPLIDLDGHVLGVVFGAAVDDPDTGFVLTADEVASQLSRIGDTQLVGTGSCVG, encoded by the coding sequence ATGACCCCGTCCCAGTGGCTGGACGTCGCCGTCCTGGCGGTCGCGTTCATCGCGGCGATTTCGGGATGGCGGTCGGGAGCGCTGGGCTCGTTGCTCTCGTTCGTCGGCGTGTTGCTCGGGGCGATCGCGGGCGTGCTGCTGGCGCCCCACCTGGTCAGCCACATCGCGGCGCCGCGCGCGAAATTGTTTGCCGCGCTGTTCCTGATCCTCGCGCTGGTCGTCATCGGCGAGGTCGCCGGCGTGGTGCTGGGACGCGCCGTGCGCGGCGCGATCCGCAGCCGTTCGATCCGCACGGTCGACTCGATCATCGGGGTGGCGGTCCAGCTGGTCGTGGTGCTGACCGCGGCGTGGCTGCTGGCGACGCCGCTGACCCAGTCCAAGGACCAGCCGGAGCTGGCCGCCGCGGTCCGAGGTTCGCGAGTGTTGGCTCAAGTCAACGACGTAGCGCCGCCCTGGCTCAAGACGGTGCCCAAGCGGCTGTCCGCGCTGCTGAACACCTCCGGCCTGCCGGCGGTGCTGGAGCCGTTCAGCCGCACCCCGGTCATTCCCGTCGCCTCACCCGATCCCGAGCTGGCCAACAATCCGGTGGTGCAGGCCACCGCGCCCAGCGTGGTCAAGGTGCGCAGCCTGGCTCCCAGCTGCCAGAAAGTGTTGGAGGGCAGCGGATTCGTGATCGCGCCCGACCGGGTGATGACTAACGCGCACGTGGTGGCCGGGTCCAACAGCGTGCAGATCTACGCCAGCGGCAGTCCGCTGGACGCCACGGTGGTGTCCTACGATCCGGCGGTCGACGTCGCGATCCTGGCCGTCCCCAATTTGCCGCCGCCCCCACTGGCTTTCGCGCAGGGCGACGCGAAAACCGGTGCGAGCGTGGTGGTCCTCGGTTACCCCGGTGGCGGGAACTTCACCGCCACCCCGGCCAGGATTCGCGAGCTGATCAAGTTGAGCGGACCCGACATCTACCGGGATCCCGCCCCGGTCACCCGTGACGTCTACACGATCAGAGCCAGTGTGGAGCAAGGTAATTCGGGCGGGCCGCTGATCGACCTGGACGGCCACGTGCTCGGGGTGGTGTTCGGCGCGGCGGTCGACGATCCCGACACCGGGTTCGTGTTGACCGCCGACGAGGTGGCCAGTCAGCTCTCCAGGATCGGTGACACCCAGTTGGTGGGCACCGGCTCCTGCGTCGGCTGA
- a CDS encoding DUF4177 domain-containing protein: MSQPTAWEYVTVPLLTHATKQILDQWGADGWELVSVLQGPTGEQHVAYLKRPK, translated from the coding sequence ATGAGCCAACCGACCGCATGGGAGTACGTCACGGTTCCGCTGCTGACGCACGCGACCAAACAAATTCTCGACCAGTGGGGCGCCGACGGCTGGGAGTTGGTGTCGGTGCTGCAGGGGCCGACCGGCGAGCAGCACGTCGCGTATCTGAAGCGCCCCAAGTAG
- a CDS encoding ArsA-related P-loop ATPase, with translation MATTSGGGAAVGWPARLTKARLHFVTGKGGTGKSTIAAALALTLAAGGRKVLLVEVEGRQGIAQLFDVPPLPYQEVKIATAERGGQVNALAIDIEAAFLEYLEMFYNLGIAGRAMRRIGAIEFATTIAPGLRDVLLTGKIKETVIRVDKNRLPVYDAIVVDAPPTGRIARFLDVTKAVSDLAKGGPVHSQADGVVKLLHSEQTAIHLVTLLEALPVQETLEAIEELAEMQLPIGSVIVNRNIPSYLQPADLAKAAEGDVDADSVRAGLQKSGITLDDKDFAGLLTETIEHATVVATRAEIAQQLDALKVARLELPAISDGVDLGSLYELSESLAQQGVR, from the coding sequence GTGGCAACCACATCGGGCGGCGGAGCTGCCGTCGGCTGGCCTGCGCGCTTGACGAAGGCCCGTTTACATTTCGTGACCGGCAAGGGCGGCACGGGCAAGTCGACCATCGCGGCCGCCCTGGCGCTGACCCTGGCCGCCGGGGGCCGCAAGGTTCTGCTCGTGGAAGTCGAGGGCCGCCAAGGGATTGCGCAACTCTTCGACGTCCCGCCGCTGCCGTACCAGGAGGTCAAGATCGCGACCGCCGAACGCGGCGGTCAGGTCAACGCCCTGGCGATCGACATCGAGGCCGCGTTCCTGGAATACCTCGAAATGTTCTACAACCTGGGCATTGCCGGCCGCGCGATGCGCCGCATCGGCGCGATCGAGTTCGCGACGACGATCGCGCCGGGCCTGCGTGACGTGTTGCTGACCGGCAAGATCAAGGAGACGGTGATCCGGGTCGACAAGAACCGGCTCCCGGTTTACGACGCGATCGTCGTCGACGCCCCGCCGACGGGACGGATCGCGCGCTTCCTGGATGTCACCAAGGCGGTCTCCGATCTGGCCAAGGGCGGGCCGGTGCATTCGCAGGCCGACGGCGTGGTGAAGCTGCTGCACTCCGAGCAGACGGCCATTCACTTAGTCACCCTGCTGGAGGCGTTGCCGGTGCAGGAGACGCTGGAAGCCATCGAGGAGCTGGCCGAGATGCAGCTGCCGATCGGCAGTGTGATCGTCAACCGCAACATCCCCTCGTACCTGCAGCCGGCCGATCTGGCGAAGGCCGCCGAGGGGGACGTCGATGCGGACTCGGTGCGGGCAGGACTGCAGAAGTCCGGAATCACCTTGGACGACAAGGACTTCGCGGGCCTGCTGACGGAAACCATCGAGCATGCGACCGTCGTCGCTACGCGCGCCGAGATCGCGCAACAGCTCGATGCGTTGAAGGTGGCGCGACTGGAACTACCGGCCATCTCCGACGGGGTCGACCTCGGTAGCCTCTACGAGCTGTCGGAATCGCTTGCACAGCAGGGGGTTCGATGA
- a CDS encoding phage holin family protein codes for MSKADGKTGVPSTLTTIPLTDPHAKPAEPSIGDLIKDATTQVSTLVRAEVELARAEITRDVKKGLTGSVFFIAALVVLFYSTFFFFFFLAELLDTWLWRWVSFLIVFGIMVVVGAVLALFGFLKVRRIRGPRETIESVKETRSALTPGHDKAPGGAKALPEPHGRHAKPGSDAGDPSGW; via the coding sequence GTGAGCAAAGCCGATGGCAAGACCGGTGTGCCCAGCACCCTGACCACGATTCCGTTGACCGACCCGCATGCCAAACCCGCCGAGCCATCGATCGGTGACCTGATCAAAGACGCCACCACCCAGGTCTCCACGCTGGTGCGCGCCGAAGTCGAACTGGCCCGCGCCGAAATTACCCGGGACGTCAAAAAGGGTCTCACCGGCAGCGTCTTCTTCATCGCCGCGCTGGTGGTGCTGTTCTACTCCACCTTCTTTTTCTTCTTCTTCCTCGCCGAGCTGCTGGACACCTGGTTGTGGCGCTGGGTGTCGTTCCTGATCGTATTCGGGATCATGGTCGTGGTCGGCGCCGTGCTGGCCCTGTTCGGCTTCCTCAAGGTGCGCCGGATCCGCGGACCGCGCGAGACGATCGAATCGGTCAAGGAGACGCGCAGCGCGCTCACCCCGGGCCACGACAAGGCTCCGGGCGGCGCCAAGGCGCTCCCCGAGCCCCACGGCAGGCACGCCAAGCCCGGCAGCGACGCCGGCGATCCATCGGGTTGGTAG
- a CDS encoding NUDIX hydrolase, which yields MSAGGSPLRNGDPDPARGSVPLRPDACPPWLRPLVDRVDDIPDAARRRLPADVLAMITTKAASAVTALRGASREAAVLVLFSGPESGAPDGGFPADADLLVTVRASTLRHHAGQAAFPGGAADPTDDGPVDTALREAREETGIDVSRLYPLATMEKMFIAPSQFHVVPVLAYSPDPGPVAVVNEAETAIVARVPVRAFINPDNRLMVYRSDLGRRWAGPAFLLNEMLVWGFTGQVISALLDVAGWAQPWDTTDERELDAAMALVGDGGGAR from the coding sequence GTGAGTGCTGGGGGTTCGCCCCTGCGGAATGGGGACCCCGACCCCGCGCGCGGGTCCGTTCCGCTGCGGCCTGACGCCTGCCCGCCGTGGCTGCGTCCGCTGGTCGACCGCGTCGATGACATTCCCGACGCGGCCCGGCGCCGCCTACCCGCCGACGTGCTGGCGATGATCACCACCAAGGCCGCATCGGCGGTGACCGCCCTGCGCGGCGCGAGCCGCGAAGCCGCCGTGCTGGTGTTGTTCTCCGGTCCGGAATCCGGCGCACCCGACGGCGGCTTCCCCGCCGACGCCGACCTGCTGGTCACGGTGCGGGCGTCGACGCTGCGCCACCACGCGGGCCAGGCCGCGTTTCCCGGTGGTGCCGCCGATCCCACCGACGACGGCCCGGTCGATACCGCGCTGCGCGAGGCCCGCGAGGAGACCGGCATCGACGTCAGCCGGCTGTACCCGCTGGCCACGATGGAGAAGATGTTCATCGCGCCGTCGCAGTTTCACGTCGTCCCGGTGTTGGCCTATTCGCCGGACCCCGGCCCGGTGGCCGTCGTCAACGAGGCCGAAACGGCGATCGTCGCGCGAGTTCCGGTGCGCGCCTTCATCAACCCGGACAACCGGCTGATGGTGTACCGCAGCGATCTCGGCCGCCGATGGGCCGGTCCGGCGTTTCTGCTCAACGAGATGCTGGTCTGGGGATTCACTGGCCAGGTGATTTCTGCGTTGCTCGACGTCGCCGGCTGGGCACAACCGTGGGACACCACCGACGAGCGGGAGTTGGACGCGGCGATGGCGCTGGTCGGCGACGGGGGCGGAGCACGATGA
- a CDS encoding RidA family protein: MSASARLGQLGLALPEVVAPLASYVPAVRTGNLVYTAGQLPMRDGKLLATGKVGADVGPDEGKAMARICALNALAAVNALVGIDEVTRVVKVVGFVASAPGFNGQPSVINGASELLAEVFGEQGAHARSAVGVSELPLDAPVEVELIVEVG, from the coding sequence ATGAGTGCTTCGGCCCGGCTCGGTCAGCTCGGCCTCGCGCTGCCGGAGGTGGTTGCGCCGCTGGCCTCCTATGTACCGGCGGTGCGCACCGGGAACCTGGTCTACACCGCGGGCCAGCTCCCGATGCGGGACGGCAAGCTGCTGGCCACCGGCAAGGTCGGCGCCGACGTCGGCCCGGACGAGGGCAAGGCGATGGCGCGGATCTGTGCGCTCAACGCGCTGGCGGCGGTCAACGCGTTGGTGGGCATCGACGAGGTGACGCGGGTGGTCAAGGTGGTCGGATTCGTCGCCTCGGCGCCGGGATTCAACGGCCAGCCCAGCGTCATCAACGGGGCCTCCGAGCTGCTTGCCGAGGTGTTCGGCGAGCAGGGCGCGCACGCGCGCTCGGCGGTCGGCGTCTCCGAGCTGCCACTGGATGCGCCGGTGGAAGTGGAGCTGATCGTCGAGGTCGGCTGA
- a CDS encoding TlpA family protein disulfide reductase, translating into MPISKPTLTRKARWHIAILAVVAALIVALVAQLRDDSATTSTPATDRPVADREHRDADTPAALAGPRQRANLPPCPGAGAGDGPAALRGVTADCAADGSPVDVARALAGRRVVLNLWAYWCAPCAAELPAMAEYQRRAGSDVMVVTVHQDENETAALLRLAELGVRLPTLQDGRRRVAAALRVVNVMPATVVLRPDGSVAQTLPRAFTTADEIAAAIGNDRG; encoded by the coding sequence ATGCCTATTTCGAAGCCGACCTTGACCCGGAAGGCTCGCTGGCACATCGCGATTCTGGCGGTGGTGGCCGCCCTGATCGTGGCGCTGGTCGCGCAGCTGCGCGACGACTCGGCCACGACGTCCACGCCCGCGACCGATCGGCCGGTGGCCGACCGGGAACACCGCGACGCCGACACCCCCGCCGCGCTGGCCGGTCCGCGGCAGCGCGCCAACCTGCCGCCATGCCCGGGCGCCGGAGCCGGAGACGGTCCCGCGGCGCTGCGCGGCGTGACGGCCGACTGCGCCGCCGACGGTTCCCCCGTCGACGTCGCCCGCGCGCTGGCCGGGCGCCGGGTGGTGCTCAACCTGTGGGCATATTGGTGCGCGCCGTGCGCGGCCGAACTGCCCGCGATGGCCGAGTATCAACGTCGGGCCGGTTCGGACGTGATGGTGGTGACGGTGCATCAAGACGAGAACGAGACCGCGGCGCTGCTGCGGCTGGCCGAACTCGGGGTGCGGCTGCCCACCTTGCAGGACGGTCGCCGCCGGGTCGCGGCCGCGCTGCGGGTGGTAAATGTGATGCCCGCGACGGTGGTCCTGCGGCCGGACGGTAGCGTTGCCCAAACGCTGCCACGAGCTTTCACCACTGCCGATGAGATCGCGGCCGCGATCGGCAACGACAGGGGATAA
- the nth gene encoding endonuclease III: MNRALAQAFPDAHCELDFTTPLELTVATILSAQSTDKRVNLTTPALFKRYPSALDYAQADRDELENLIRPTGFFRNKASSLIGLGQALVERFDGDVPSTMAELVTLPGVGRKTANVILGNAFGVPGITVDTHFTRLVHRWRWTADKDAVKIEHSVGELIERSEWTMLSHRVIFHGRRVCHARKPACGVCLIAKDCPSFGLGPTEPALAAPLVKGPETEHLLALAGL, encoded by the coding sequence ATGAATCGTGCTCTGGCGCAAGCATTTCCGGACGCCCACTGCGAGCTGGACTTCACGACGCCGCTCGAATTGACGGTCGCCACAATCCTTTCGGCGCAGAGCACCGACAAGCGGGTCAACCTGACGACGCCCGCGCTGTTCAAGCGGTACCCGTCGGCGCTGGATTACGCCCAGGCGGACCGCGACGAGCTGGAGAACCTCATCCGGCCGACCGGATTCTTCCGCAACAAGGCGTCCTCGCTGATCGGCCTGGGGCAGGCCCTGGTCGAACGGTTCGACGGCGACGTGCCGTCGACCATGGCCGAACTGGTCACCCTGCCCGGGGTCGGCCGCAAGACGGCCAACGTCATCCTGGGAAACGCCTTCGGCGTCCCCGGCATCACGGTCGACACCCACTTCACGCGCCTGGTGCACCGGTGGCGCTGGACCGCGGACAAGGATGCGGTCAAGATCGAGCACTCCGTCGGCGAGCTCATCGAACGCAGCGAGTGGACGATGTTGAGCCACCGGGTGATCTTCCACGGCCGCCGGGTCTGCCATGCGCGCAAACCGGCGTGCGGCGTCTGCCTGATCGCCAAAGACTGCCCCTCGTTCGGCCTCGGCCCCACCGAACCGGCGTTGGCCGCGCCCCTGGTGAAGGGCCCGGAAACCGAGCACCTGCTGGCCCTGGCCGGGCTGTAA
- a CDS encoding alpha/beta fold hydrolase: protein MAPPDPSVTRIEGPWRHLDVHANGIRFHVVEALSDADGPPATARPLVMLLHGFGSFWWSWRHQLRALRGARVIAVDLRGYGGSDKPPRGYDGWTMAGDTAGLIRALGHSSATLVGHADGGLACWASALLHPRLVSAIALISSPHPAALRRSTLTRRDQGYALLPTLLQYQIPLWPERVLTRDDGAEVERLVRSRSCGKWLASEDFSETIGHLRTAIQIPAAAHSALEYQRWAVRSQLRDEGRRFMRSMSQQLSVPLLHLRGEADPYVLADPVDRTRRYAPQGRYVSISGAGHFSHEEAPEEINRHLTKFLEQVHPTRAR, encoded by the coding sequence ATGGCGCCGCCGGATCCGTCGGTAACCCGCATCGAGGGCCCGTGGCGCCATCTCGATGTGCACGCCAACGGCATCCGCTTCCACGTCGTCGAGGCGTTGAGCGACGCCGACGGCCCGCCCGCCACGGCGCGCCCGCTGGTGATGCTGCTGCACGGTTTCGGATCGTTCTGGTGGTCCTGGCGGCATCAGCTGCGCGCACTGCGGGGCGCGCGGGTGATCGCCGTCGACCTGCGCGGCTACGGCGGCAGCGATAAGCCGCCCCGCGGCTACGACGGCTGGACGATGGCCGGCGACACCGCCGGACTCATCAGGGCGCTGGGACACTCCTCGGCCACCCTGGTGGGCCATGCCGACGGCGGGCTGGCGTGCTGGGCCAGCGCCTTGCTGCATCCGCGGCTGGTGTCGGCAATCGCGCTGATCAGTTCGCCGCACCCGGCGGCGTTGCGCAGATCCACGCTGACGCGACGCGACCAGGGCTATGCGCTGCTGCCGACGCTGCTGCAATACCAGATACCGCTATGGCCCGAGCGCGTGTTGACCCGCGACGACGGCGCCGAGGTCGAGCGCCTGGTCCGCAGCCGCAGCTGCGGCAAATGGCTTGCCTCCGAAGACTTCTCCGAAACCATCGGCCACCTGCGGACGGCGATTCAGATCCCGGCGGCCGCGCACAGCGCACTGGAATACCAGCGCTGGGCGGTACGCAGCCAGCTGCGCGACGAGGGCCGGCGCTTCATGAGGTCGATGAGCCAGCAGCTCAGCGTGCCGCTGTTGCACCTGCGCGGCGAGGCGGACCCGTATGTGCTTGCCGACCCGGTGGACCGCACGCGGCGCTACGCGCCGCAGGGACGCTACGTATCTATCTCGGGCGCAGGGCATTTCAGCCATGAAGAGGCCCCCGAGGAGATCAACCGGCACCTGACGAAGTTCCTTGAACAGGTGCACCCGACCCGAGCGAGATGA
- the acs gene encoding acetate--CoA ligase, with protein sequence MTATNTAGPSSYPPPAQFAAQANAGEELYREAEQDRMAFWAKQANRLSWATPFTEVLDWSEAPFAKWFADGKLNVAYNCVDRHVEAGHGDRVAFHWEGEPVGDHRSMTYSDLQAQVCKAANALTDLGLVAGDRVAIYLPLIPEAVIAMLACARLGLMHSVVFAGFTAKALQARIADAQAKLLITSDGQFRRGKPAPLKDAADEAVQGGDSPVEHVLVVRRTGIDVSWDDDRDLWWHDVVDAASPEHTPEPFDAEQPLFLLYTSGTTGKPKGIVHTSGGYLTQAAYTHYYVFDIKAETDVFWCTADIGWVTGHTYGVYGPLANGVTEVLYEGTPDSPSQHRHFEIIEKYGVTIYYTAPTLIRTFMKWGREIPDAHDLSSLRLLGSVGEPINPEAWRWYRKVIGADRLPIVDTWWQTETGATMISPLPGVAAAKPGSAMRALPGISAKIVDDHGDQLVPGIHHGEHVTGYLVLDQPWPSMLRGIWGDPQRYVETYWSRFAEQGWYFAGDSAYYDRDGAIWVVGRIDDVMNVSGHRLSTAEVESALVGHVAVAEAAVVGATDSTTGQAICAFVVLCADYQVHEGIVDELRVEVAREISPIARPREVHVVPELPKTRSGKIMRRLLRDIAENRELGDTSTLLDPGVFDAIRAAK encoded by the coding sequence GTGACCGCCACCAACACCGCAGGCCCGTCGTCGTACCCGCCGCCGGCGCAGTTCGCCGCGCAGGCCAATGCCGGCGAAGAGCTGTACCGCGAAGCCGAGCAGGACCGGATGGCCTTCTGGGCCAAGCAGGCCAACCGGCTGTCGTGGGCGACGCCGTTCACCGAGGTGCTGGACTGGTCGGAGGCCCCGTTCGCCAAGTGGTTCGCCGACGGCAAGCTGAACGTCGCCTACAACTGCGTCGACCGCCATGTAGAGGCCGGGCACGGGGACCGGGTCGCGTTCCATTGGGAGGGCGAACCCGTCGGCGATCACCGCAGCATGACCTATTCCGACCTGCAAGCGCAGGTGTGCAAGGCCGCCAACGCGCTGACCGATCTCGGTCTGGTCGCCGGCGACCGCGTCGCGATCTACCTGCCGCTCATCCCGGAGGCGGTGATCGCGATGCTGGCCTGCGCGCGCCTGGGCCTGATGCACAGCGTGGTGTTCGCCGGCTTCACCGCCAAGGCGTTGCAGGCCCGGATCGCCGACGCGCAGGCCAAGCTGCTCATCACCAGCGACGGGCAGTTCCGCCGCGGCAAGCCGGCGCCCTTGAAGGACGCGGCCGACGAGGCCGTCCAGGGCGGCGACAGCCCCGTCGAGCACGTTCTTGTGGTGCGGCGCACCGGAATTGACGTCTCCTGGGACGACGACCGCGACCTGTGGTGGCACGACGTCGTCGACGCCGCCTCTCCCGAACACACCCCGGAACCCTTCGACGCCGAGCAGCCGCTGTTCCTGCTGTACACCTCCGGAACCACCGGCAAGCCCAAGGGCATCGTGCACACCAGCGGCGGCTATCTGACCCAGGCCGCCTACACGCACTACTACGTCTTCGACATCAAGGCCGAAACCGATGTCTTCTGGTGCACCGCCGACATCGGCTGGGTCACCGGACACACCTACGGCGTGTACGGGCCGCTGGCCAACGGCGTCACCGAGGTTCTCTACGAGGGCACGCCCGACTCACCCAGCCAGCACCGGCATTTCGAGATCATCGAAAAGTACGGTGTGACAATCTATTACACCGCGCCCACCCTGATTCGCACGTTCATGAAGTGGGGACGCGAGATTCCCGACGCGCACGACCTGTCCAGCCTGCGGCTGCTGGGTTCGGTGGGCGAACCGATCAACCCCGAGGCGTGGCGCTGGTATCGCAAGGTGATCGGCGCCGATCGCCTGCCGATCGTCGACACCTGGTGGCAGACCGAGACGGGCGCTACGATGATCTCCCCGCTGCCGGGAGTCGCTGCGGCCAAACCGGGTTCGGCGATGCGGGCGCTGCCGGGCATCTCGGCCAAGATCGTCGACGACCACGGCGATCAGCTGGTGCCGGGCATCCACCACGGTGAGCACGTCACCGGCTACCTGGTGCTCGACCAGCCGTGGCCGTCCATGCTGCGCGGCATCTGGGGCGATCCGCAGCGATACGTCGAGACCTACTGGTCCCGGTTCGCCGAGCAGGGCTGGTATTTCGCCGGCGACAGCGCTTATTACGACCGTGACGGCGCCATCTGGGTGGTGGGCCGCATCGACGACGTCATGAACGTGTCGGGGCACCGGCTGTCCACCGCTGAGGTGGAGTCCGCGCTGGTCGGCCACGTCGCGGTCGCCGAGGCGGCGGTGGTCGGGGCGACCGATTCGACCACCGGACAGGCGATCTGCGCGTTTGTCGTCTTGTGCGCGGATTACCAAGTGCACGAAGGGATCGTCGACGAGTTGCGCGTCGAGGTGGCCCGGGAGATCTCGCCCATCGCCCGCCCGCGCGAGGTGCACGTGGTGCCCGAGCTACCCAAGACCCGCAGCGGCAAGATCATGCGCCGGCTGTTGCGCGACATCGCCGAAAACCGCGAATTGGGTGACACGTCGACGCTGCTGGACCCCGGCGTGTTCGACGCGATCAGGGCGGCGAAGTAG